From a single Amphiprion ocellaris isolate individual 3 ecotype Okinawa chromosome 18, ASM2253959v1, whole genome shotgun sequence genomic region:
- the LOC111582237 gene encoding cadherin-related family member 1 isoform X1: MKKEKKTHALLFLLLLHFTLGQSDYAPYFYDNGPSSTNGNMALFSISEDTPIGTLIYILNGTDPEGDPIRYGLTFEKGFKEYFRVEPKSGNVTLIQELDREKQDEISVLVSITDGRNKVVETVRVFITDANDEPPEFQNLPFIIDVPEDTSPGTSIYRVQAVDKDMGSGGSVSYYLQTSPLAKFTIDGHSGILRVKPGETLDYETTPTHFVTVVAKDGGGKYKGKHQVMTSTATITINVIDAQDMPPSFVGTPYFGYIYEVSVPGSEIFTVYAKDGDQGNPNPMHYSIMDGSDGVFDINSTSGCITLTTHPSLLKNELYEIKVKASEVGPNNQLLDYDVTTVTVRVVDLNNHPPTFYGENGPQSKFEVTMYEHPPAGEILRGFKITVNDSDQGANAKFKLRLVGPSRVLRVVPQTVLNEAQVTIIVEDTSGIDYEKGPTLSFKLLAVEIDTPERFSATADIVINLLDTNDNIPTFTSEYYITRVPENSPGGSSVVSVTANDPDSGPWGEVKYTIYGSGSDLFAIHPMSGLISTQPWTSLDAEVRSKYNFYVKAEDSEGKYSLAEVFVTVLDMNDHSPIFDDKLLEKTMIIGTPVKVEAVDEDAESPNNVIEYSIMTADPDNAFDINANTGEIQLKPYIKSMEIVQNITKQKDCKWSLVVQARDRGSPSFSTTAVVNIDITEATPLKGPMAAFLMKSRDNPLKALGMVTVIISVLVGVTVLISTAMYMRNSKSNRIMPVRRIIKRRPRDQQQQPPWTLKLPVIKFSNPADKFLISDPESSPQRDPGSLRPKPPPPIAPCLPPPPPSNTRPSDRPRAVPTISGALASKGSKKAKSSRRKEGNISSALVSELKMKLEQKIIESNQGGYY; encoded by the exons atgaagaaagaaaagaaaacacatgctttgctcttcctcctcctgcttcacTTCACCTTGG GGCAATCAGATTATGCTCCATATTTTTATGATAATGGTCCCAGCAGCACAAATGGGAATATGGCCTTGTTCAGCATTTCTGAGGATACACCCATCG GAACACTGATATACATCCTGAATGGCACAGATCCAGAGGGGGATCCGATACGATACGGGCTGACTTTTGAAAAAGGCTTCAAAGAATATTTTAGGGTGGAACCCAAATCAGGAAACGTGACTCTGATTCAGGAGCTTGACAGAGAG AAACAAGATGAAATCTCAGTGCTTGTGAGCATAACGGACGGGCGCAATAAA GTTGTTGAGACTGTGCGAGTGTTTATCACGGACGCCAATGATGAGCCACCTGAATTCCAAAATCTGCCTTTCATCATTGATGTTCCAGAG GACACTTCTCCAGGAACCAGCATCTACAGAGTCCAAGCAGTGGATAAAGATATGGGCTCAGGAGGCAGCGTATCGTATTATCTGCAG ACATCCCCATTGGCCAAGTTCACCATTGATGGACACAGCGGGATCCTCAGAGTCAAACCCGGCGAGACGTTGGACTACGAGACGACACCAACACATTTTGTGACAGTAGTTGCAAAG GATGGAGGTGGAAAGTACAAGGGGAAGCACCAGGTGATGACGTCCACAGCCACCATCACAATCAATGTTATTGATGCCCAGGACATGCCTCCATCCTTTGTAGGAACACCATACTTCGGCTACATCTACGAAGTCTCGGTTCCT gGTTCTGAAATATTCACAGTGTATGCTAAAGATGGTGACCAGGGCAATCCTAACCCCATGCATTACTCTATTATGGATG GGAGTGATGGTGTCTTTGACATAAATAGCACCAGTGGATGCATCACCTTGACAACACATCCCTCTCTGCTGAAAAATGAACTGTATGAAATTAAAGTCAAg GCGTCTGAGGTGGGACCAAACAATCAGTTGCTGGACTATGACGTTACCACAGTGACGGTCCGAGTGGTGGATCTGAACAACCATCCTCCGACTTTTTATGGAGAAAACGGACCTCAGAGCAAGTTTGAGGTCACCATGTACGAACATCCACCTGCAGGGGAGATCCTCCGAGGCTTTAAGATCACAGTCAATGACTCTGATCAG GGAGCAAATGCTAAATTTAAACTGAGGCTAGTGGGGCCGAGCCGAGTGCTTCGAGTGGTTCCACAGACGGTTCTGAACGAAGCTCAGGTGACCATCATTGTGGAGGACACATCTGGCATCGACTATGAAAAGGGACCAACCCTTTCTTTTAAG CTGCTGGCGGTGGAGATCGACACCCCCGAGCGTTTCAGTGCGACGGCCGACATAGTGATCAACCTGCTGGACACAAACGACAACATCCCCACGTTCACGTCCGAGTATTACATCACCAGGGTCCCTGAGAACTCTCCTGGAGGCTCCAGTGTTGTGTCTGTTACA GCAAATGATCCAGATTCGGGGCCTTGGGGTGAAGTCAAGTACACGATTTATGGATCAGGATCAGATTT GTTCGCCATCCACCCTATGTCAGGCCTCATCTCCACGCAGCCCTGGACCAGCCTGGACGCAGAGGTCCGGTCCAAATACAACTTCTACGTCAAGGCTGAGGATTCGGAGGGGAAGTACAGTTTGGCTGAAGTCTTCGTCACCGTGCTCGACATGAACGACCACTCTCCGATATTTGACGACAAACTCCTGGAGAAGACCATGATTATTGGCACACCGGTCAAAGTAGAG GCAGTGGATGAAGACGCAGAGTCTCCCAACAATGTCATTGAATACTCCATCATGACAGCCGACCCTGACAACGCGTTTGACATCAACGCCAACACCGGTGAGATCCAGCTAAAGCCCTACATCAAGTCCATGGAGATAGTGCAGAACATCACCAAGCAGAAGGACTGCAAGTGGTCTCTGGTGGTCCAGGCCAGGGACCGAGGCTCTCCGTCCTTCAGCACAACAGCAGTGGTCAACATCGACATCACGGAGGCG ACTCCTCTCAAGGGGCCTATGGCGGCCTTTTTAATGAAAAGTAGGGACAATCCTTTGAAAGCTCTAGGCATGGTCACGGTTATCATTAGTGTGTTGGTAGGAGTCACGGTCTTGATCTCTACGGCTATGTACATGCGCAACTCAAAGTCCAACAGGATCATGCCGGTACGTCGCATCATTAAGAGGCGTCCGAgggaccagcagcagcagccgcccTGGACCTTGAAGTTGCCTGTTATCAAATTCAGCAACCCGGCGGATAAGTTCCTCATCAGCGACCCAGAGAGCAGCCCCCAGCGGGATCCAGGCAGCCTCAGGCCGAAGCCTCCGCCTCCCATCGCTCCCTGTCTGCCGCCTCCACCTCCGTCCAACACAAGGCCCAGTGACAGGCCTCGGGCGGTCCCTACAATATCAGGAGCTCTGGCCTCCAAAGGTTCCAAAAAGGCAAAATCCAGCCGCCGCAAAGAGGGAAACATCAGCTCTGCTTTAGTGTCAGAGCTTAAAATGAAGCTGGAGCAGAAAATCATTGAGAGCAACCAGGGAGGTTATTATTAA
- the LOC111582237 gene encoding cadherin-related family member 1 isoform X2: MKKEKKTHALLFLLLLHFTLGQSDYAPYFYDNGPSSTNGNMALFSISEDTPIGTLIYILNGTDPEGDPIRYGLTFEKGFKEYFRVEPKSGNVTLIQELDREKQDEISVLVSITDGRNKVVETVRVFITDANDEPPEFQNLPFIIDVPEDTSPGTSIYRVQAVDKDMGSGGSVSYYLQTSPLAKFTIDGHSGILRVKPGETLDYETTPTHFVTVVAKDGGGKYKGKHQVMTSTATITINVIDAQDMPPSFVGTPYFGYIYEVSVPGSEIFTVYAKDGDQGNPNPMHYSIMDGSDGVFDINSTSGCITLTTHPSLLKNELYEIKVKASEVGPNNQLLDYDVTTVTVRVVDLNNHPPTFYGENGPQSKFEVTMYEHPPAGEILRGFKITVNDSDQGANAKFKLRLVGPSRVLRVVPQTVLNEAQVTIIVEDTSGIDYEKGPTLSFKLLAVEIDTPERFSATADIVINLLDTNDNIPTFTSEYYITRVPENSPGGSSVVSVTANDPDSGPWGEVKYTIYGSGSDLFAIHPMSGLISTQPWTSLDAEVRSKYNFYVKAEDSEGKYSLAEVFVTVLDMNDHSPIFDDKLLEKTMIIGTPVKVEAVDEDAESPNNVIEYSIMTADPDNAFDINANTGEIQLKPYIKSMEIVQNITKQKDCKWSLVVQARDRGSPSFSTTAVVNIDITEAIKGRIISYFMGLSRRPLTVFGIFFSFVTSLVLLTICISTILYCNAVKKSRINPESSYIKVIRRVK; encoded by the exons atgaagaaagaaaagaaaacacatgctttgctcttcctcctcctgcttcacTTCACCTTGG GGCAATCAGATTATGCTCCATATTTTTATGATAATGGTCCCAGCAGCACAAATGGGAATATGGCCTTGTTCAGCATTTCTGAGGATACACCCATCG GAACACTGATATACATCCTGAATGGCACAGATCCAGAGGGGGATCCGATACGATACGGGCTGACTTTTGAAAAAGGCTTCAAAGAATATTTTAGGGTGGAACCCAAATCAGGAAACGTGACTCTGATTCAGGAGCTTGACAGAGAG AAACAAGATGAAATCTCAGTGCTTGTGAGCATAACGGACGGGCGCAATAAA GTTGTTGAGACTGTGCGAGTGTTTATCACGGACGCCAATGATGAGCCACCTGAATTCCAAAATCTGCCTTTCATCATTGATGTTCCAGAG GACACTTCTCCAGGAACCAGCATCTACAGAGTCCAAGCAGTGGATAAAGATATGGGCTCAGGAGGCAGCGTATCGTATTATCTGCAG ACATCCCCATTGGCCAAGTTCACCATTGATGGACACAGCGGGATCCTCAGAGTCAAACCCGGCGAGACGTTGGACTACGAGACGACACCAACACATTTTGTGACAGTAGTTGCAAAG GATGGAGGTGGAAAGTACAAGGGGAAGCACCAGGTGATGACGTCCACAGCCACCATCACAATCAATGTTATTGATGCCCAGGACATGCCTCCATCCTTTGTAGGAACACCATACTTCGGCTACATCTACGAAGTCTCGGTTCCT gGTTCTGAAATATTCACAGTGTATGCTAAAGATGGTGACCAGGGCAATCCTAACCCCATGCATTACTCTATTATGGATG GGAGTGATGGTGTCTTTGACATAAATAGCACCAGTGGATGCATCACCTTGACAACACATCCCTCTCTGCTGAAAAATGAACTGTATGAAATTAAAGTCAAg GCGTCTGAGGTGGGACCAAACAATCAGTTGCTGGACTATGACGTTACCACAGTGACGGTCCGAGTGGTGGATCTGAACAACCATCCTCCGACTTTTTATGGAGAAAACGGACCTCAGAGCAAGTTTGAGGTCACCATGTACGAACATCCACCTGCAGGGGAGATCCTCCGAGGCTTTAAGATCACAGTCAATGACTCTGATCAG GGAGCAAATGCTAAATTTAAACTGAGGCTAGTGGGGCCGAGCCGAGTGCTTCGAGTGGTTCCACAGACGGTTCTGAACGAAGCTCAGGTGACCATCATTGTGGAGGACACATCTGGCATCGACTATGAAAAGGGACCAACCCTTTCTTTTAAG CTGCTGGCGGTGGAGATCGACACCCCCGAGCGTTTCAGTGCGACGGCCGACATAGTGATCAACCTGCTGGACACAAACGACAACATCCCCACGTTCACGTCCGAGTATTACATCACCAGGGTCCCTGAGAACTCTCCTGGAGGCTCCAGTGTTGTGTCTGTTACA GCAAATGATCCAGATTCGGGGCCTTGGGGTGAAGTCAAGTACACGATTTATGGATCAGGATCAGATTT GTTCGCCATCCACCCTATGTCAGGCCTCATCTCCACGCAGCCCTGGACCAGCCTGGACGCAGAGGTCCGGTCCAAATACAACTTCTACGTCAAGGCTGAGGATTCGGAGGGGAAGTACAGTTTGGCTGAAGTCTTCGTCACCGTGCTCGACATGAACGACCACTCTCCGATATTTGACGACAAACTCCTGGAGAAGACCATGATTATTGGCACACCGGTCAAAGTAGAG GCAGTGGATGAAGACGCAGAGTCTCCCAACAATGTCATTGAATACTCCATCATGACAGCCGACCCTGACAACGCGTTTGACATCAACGCCAACACCGGTGAGATCCAGCTAAAGCCCTACATCAAGTCCATGGAGATAGTGCAGAACATCACCAAGCAGAAGGACTGCAAGTGGTCTCTGGTGGTCCAGGCCAGGGACCGAGGCTCTCCGTCCTTCAGCACAACAGCAGTGGTCAACATCGACATCACGGAGGCG ATCAAAGGTCGAATTATTTCATACTTCATGGGCCTCAGCAGGCGCCCGCTGACcgtttttggaatttttttcagctttgtcACATCCCTCGTTTTGCTCACAATCTGCATATCTACCATCCTGTACTGTAACGCTGTGAAAAAGTCCCGAATCAACCCCGAGAGTAGCTATATAAAGGTGATCCGCAGAGTCAAGTGA
- the ghitm gene encoding growth hormone-inducible transmembrane protein yields MLVARLTCLRSLPLAGLRPVLTHSSPALRAPTLKACPPLLRPQQGYSSKARFGFRRARTTRDQLKEAAFEPATETAIKIDGMGRMILAGGAAVGLGALCYYGLGMSNEIGAIEKSMIWPQYVKDRIHSTYMYFAGSVGLTALSAVAVSRTPALMGLMMRGSWLAIGATFAAMIGAGMLVRSISYEHSPVPKHLAWMLHAGVMGAVIAPLTLLGGPLMIRAAWYTAGIVGSLSTVAMCAPSEKFLNMGGPLAVGFGVVFASSIGSMFLPPTSAFGAGLYSVAIYGGLVLFSMFLLYDTQKVIKRAETHPLYGVQKYDPINACMGIYMDTLNIFMRLVMILANGGGGRRK; encoded by the exons ATGTTAGTGGCGAGGCTGACATGTCTGAGGAGTCTCCCTCTCGCCGGGCTCCGTCCTGTGCTGACACACAGCTCTCCAGCCCTGAGAGCTCCCACCCTGAAGGCCTGTCCGCCTTTGCTCAGGCCCCAGCAG GGTTATTCCTCAAAGGCCAGGTTTGGTTTCCGTCGTGCAAGGACGACCAGGGACCAGCTCAAAGAAGCAGCTTTTGAGCCAGCAACGGAGACAGCCATCAAAA TTGACGGCATGGGAAGGATGATCCTGGCTGGAGGTGCAGCAGTTGGCCTTGGAGCTCTGTGCTACTATGGACTTGGAATGTCCAATGAAATCGGTGCCATTGAGAAATCAAT GATTTGGCCTCAGTATGTGAAGGACAGGATCCACTCCACCTACATGTACTTTGCAGGCAGTGTTGGACTGACTGCTCTGTCAGCTGTGGCTGTGAGCAGGACCCCAGCACTGATGGGTCTGATGATGAGAGGATCCTGGCTG GCAATCGGAGCAACTTTTGCAGCTATGATTGGTGCTGGCATGCTGGTTAGATCAATTTCATATGAGCACAGCCCAGTCCCCAAACATCTCGCTTGGATGCTCCATGCAG GTGTGATGGGTGCTGTCATCGCTCCCCTCACTCTCCTGGGAGGACCTCTGATGATAAGGGCAGCCTGGTACACAGCAGGCATTGTGGGAAGTCTGTCCACTGTGGCCATGTGTGCTCCGAGTGAGAAGTTCCTCAACATGGGAGGGCCATTGGCTGTTGGATTTGGAGTGGTGTTTGCCTCTTCTATTG GATCGATGTTCCTGCCGCCCACCTCGGCATTCGGAGCCGGCCTGTACTCAGTTGCCATCTATGGAGGTCTGGTTCTGTTCAGCATGTTCCTCCTTTATGATACACAGAAGGTCATCAAGAGAGCAGAGACACACCCACTCTATGGTGTACAGAAATATGACCCCATTAACGC GTGTATGGGGATCTACATGGACACACTGAACATTTTCATGAGGCTTGTGATGATTCTGGCCAACGGCGGCGGCGGCAGAAGGAAGTAA
- the LOC111582235 gene encoding carbohydrate sulfotransferase 3-like, translating into MRIKYTLSIVFFVALVIIEKESNIISRVSDKLTLKQTPQTPLQPSGISQTLPKHNGSFPSFGKMDFMLMKRRLEKYSEHQEVTTKGRKHILLLATTRTGSSFVGEFFNQQGDNMFYLFEPLWHVEKMLTLETGGTNATAAAKAYRDVLQQLFLCDFTLLESFIEPLPVDHITTALFRRESSSSLCEDSVCSPFIKGVFERYHCRTRRCGPLNLTMASESCLQKEHRAIKSVRVRQLETLRPLAEDPRLDVKFIQLVRDPRAVLASRMVAFAAKYKNWKEWAMGGDVPIDDDEVRKLKGNCDNIRMSAQVGLRQPPWLRRRYMLVRYEDIARFPMRKATEMYKFTGIPFTAQVKSWILKNTQASKETSGVYSTQKNSSEQVEKWRFSLPFKIAQVVQRACGPTLKLFGYKSVSSEEMLTDKSVSLIEDKVFNFL; encoded by the exons ATGAGGATCAAATATACACTATCCATCGTCTTTTTTGTGGCACTTGTTATCATCGAGAAAGAAAGCAACATTATCTCAAG GGTGTCAGACAAGCTCACCTTAAAGCAGACCCCCCAGACCCCTCTACAGCCCAGTGGTATCTCCCAAACACTGCCTAAGCACAATGGTTCCTTCCCCTCATTCGGCAAGATGGACTTCATGCTGATGAAGCGGCGCTTAGAGAAATACAGTGAGCACCAGGAGGTGACGACAAAGGGCAGAAAACACATTCTCCTGTTAGCCACCACCAGGACAGGCTCGTCGTTTGTGGGCGAGTTTTTCAACCAGCAGGGTGACAACATGTTTTACCTGTTCGAGCCATTGTGGCACGTGGAAAAGATGCTGACTCTGGAGACAGGAGGCACTAATGCTACAGCGGCAGCCAAGGCATACCGTGATGTGCTCCAGCAGCTCTTCCTGTGCGATTTTACCCTCCTGGAAAGCTTCATCGAACCCCTTCCGGTGGACCACATCACCACAGCCCTCTTCCGCAGGGAGTCCAGCAGCTCTCTGTGTGAGGACTCTGTCTGCAGCCCCTTCATCAAAGGGGTCTTTGAGCGATATCACTGCAGGACCAGACGCTGTGGCCCCCTGAACCTGACCATGGCCTCTGAATCGTGCCTCCAGAAGGAGCACAGGGCCATCAAGTCGGTAAGGGTGCGCCAACTTGAGACTCTCCGTCCTCTGGCTGAGGACCCACGCCTTGACGTCAAATTCATCCAGCTGGTTCGGGATCCTCGGGCTGTACTGGCCTCACGAATGGTGGCCTTTGCAGCCAAATACAAGAACTGGAAAGAGTGGGCCATGGGTGGGGACGTACCCATCGACGATGACGAGGTGAGGAAGCTGAAAGGGAACTGCGACAACATCAGGATGTCTGCCCAAGTCGGCCTCAGACAGCCGCCGTGGCTTCGCAGGCGTTACATGCTGGTGCGGTACGAGGACATTGCTCGGTTCCCTATGAGGAAGGCAACAGAGATGTACAAGTTTACTGGAATCCCGTTCACTGCTCAAGTGAAATCCTGGATTCTGAAGAACACCCAGGCTTCTAAGGAGACCAGCGGTGTTTATTCAACACAGAAAAACTCCTCTGAACAAGTAGAGAAATGGAGGTTCAGTCTACCATTCAAGATAGCCCAAGTTGTACAGAGAGCCTGTGGGCCAACACTGAAGCTTTTTGGGTACAAATCTGTGAGCAGCGAAGAGATGCTCACAGACAAATCTGTTAGTTTGATCGAAGATAAAGTGTTCAACTTTTTATAA